The Mesobacillus jeotgali genome window below encodes:
- a CDS encoding DUF6359 domain-containing protein yields the protein MGNLKRKTFSWLAAVILLVSYAIPFSGGQASAETVMTVQQAIENNSGTGTVEGYIVGHTISTNSYDHEAPFGNDYNFALADNPEETDPSKILPVQLSSSFRGTFGLGTNPDILGKKVQVTGSLEAYFTVPGLKSPSAIQFSDGSGGEPGEPGEPEPPAVTGLKIHDIQGEGHVSPYKDQQVAQVAGIVTKVEGNSAFFMQDPEEDGNPNTSEAIYVYKKNHGLTEGDQVEIDGLVKEWVLDGYSEKLQTDLAMTEINATEVTKIATGVELPAPVVIGEDRIPPTQVIDNDQFSVFDPSEDGIDFYESLEGMRIGVESPQVIGPQKYGEVPVIANKVEGKVYSPQGGILLTEESSNPERMFLLIDRDFIAKAGDQFNGLVTGVVSYGFSNFKILVDQETLPELIESELVEDYATFDQKENKLTIASYNIENFSAETDQSKTARIAESMINNLKTPDIIGLVEVQDNDGQTGSGSADASQSYQALIDEIVAQGGPAYNWTDIAPEYNQDGGAPGGNIRVGYLYNPERVQLKEAPKGTATEAVAYENGDLTLNPGRIDPQNPIFEDTRKPLAAEFVFKGQEVIVIANHFNSKGGDDPLFGVTQPPVLDSEVQRIEIAKLLNEFIAGIHAEDPKANVVVLGDLNDFEFSKPIEVLENGQLTNMIETLPEGERFTYNYQGNSQVLDHILVSNHLADQAEADIININSLYMEEHGRASDHDPVMVQLHLNNGQRQCPDSSGNKGSVKQNEDNGRHLGHEKNAKACGYDKAS from the coding sequence GTGGGAAATCTTAAGCGTAAAACTTTTTCCTGGCTGGCAGCAGTTATTTTACTAGTAAGCTATGCTATACCTTTTTCTGGTGGTCAAGCATCCGCTGAAACCGTTATGACCGTCCAGCAGGCAATTGAGAATAATAGTGGAACTGGTACAGTAGAAGGATACATAGTAGGACATACAATAAGCACCAATTCATATGACCATGAAGCACCATTTGGAAATGATTATAACTTTGCGCTGGCAGATAATCCTGAAGAAACAGACCCTTCAAAGATCCTGCCAGTCCAACTTAGTTCCTCTTTTAGGGGTACATTCGGTTTAGGGACTAATCCGGATATCCTTGGAAAAAAAGTACAGGTTACAGGCTCATTGGAAGCGTATTTCACTGTTCCGGGTCTTAAGTCACCTTCAGCGATCCAGTTTTCTGACGGCAGCGGAGGGGAGCCAGGTGAACCTGGCGAACCAGAGCCACCGGCAGTAACTGGCCTGAAAATCCATGATATCCAGGGTGAAGGCCATGTTTCTCCATACAAGGATCAGCAGGTAGCTCAAGTTGCGGGTATTGTAACAAAGGTGGAAGGTAACAGCGCTTTCTTCATGCAGGATCCTGAAGAGGATGGCAATCCCAATACATCTGAAGCTATCTATGTATATAAAAAGAATCATGGTCTTACTGAAGGTGATCAAGTTGAAATTGATGGCCTTGTAAAGGAATGGGTACTTGATGGTTACAGTGAAAAGCTGCAAACCGACCTTGCCATGACTGAAATCAATGCTACTGAAGTGACAAAGATTGCTACAGGCGTCGAGCTTCCAGCGCCGGTTGTCATTGGTGAAGATCGTATCCCGCCAACGCAGGTAATTGATAACGATCAATTTAGCGTCTTCGATCCATCAGAGGATGGCATTGATTTTTATGAAAGCCTAGAAGGAATGAGAATCGGAGTAGAAAGCCCACAGGTAATTGGCCCTCAAAAGTATGGTGAAGTACCGGTCATCGCCAATAAGGTCGAAGGCAAAGTTTACAGCCCACAAGGCGGTATCCTGCTAACTGAAGAAAGTTCTAATCCTGAAAGAATGTTCCTGCTGATCGATCGTGATTTTATAGCGAAAGCAGGCGACCAATTTAACGGCCTGGTCACTGGTGTTGTGAGCTATGGTTTCTCTAATTTTAAAATCCTCGTTGACCAGGAAACTCTTCCTGAATTAATTGAAAGTGAATTGGTTGAAGACTATGCCACTTTTGATCAAAAAGAGAATAAACTGACCATTGCCAGCTATAATATTGAGAACTTTTCTGCGGAAACTGATCAATCAAAGACTGCTAGAATTGCAGAATCAATGATCAATAATCTAAAGACTCCAGATATCATAGGTTTGGTAGAGGTGCAGGATAATGATGGCCAGACTGGCAGCGGTTCTGCAGATGCATCACAAAGCTACCAGGCTTTAATCGATGAAATTGTTGCACAAGGCGGGCCAGCATACAACTGGACTGATATTGCTCCTGAGTACAATCAGGATGGTGGTGCTCCTGGTGGCAATATCCGCGTTGGTTACCTATATAACCCTGAACGAGTTCAACTAAAAGAAGCTCCGAAAGGAACAGCTACAGAAGCTGTTGCCTATGAAAATGGCGATCTTACCTTGAATCCAGGAAGAATTGATCCACAGAATCCTATTTTTGAAGATACTAGAAAGCCATTGGCAGCAGAGTTTGTATTCAAAGGACAGGAAGTAATTGTGATTGCGAATCATTTTAACTCAAAGGGCGGAGATGATCCTTTATTCGGGGTTACCCAGCCACCAGTATTAGATAGCGAAGTCCAAAGAATCGAGATTGCAAAATTGCTCAATGAATTCATTGCAGGCATACATGCGGAAGATCCAAAAGCAAATGTTGTTGTTCTAGGTGATTTGAATGACTTCGAATTTTCCAAGCCAATTGAGGTTCTCGAGAACGGTCAATTGACTAATATGATCGAGACTTTGCCAGAAGGCGAGAGGTTCACTTATAACTATCAAGGGAATTCACAGGTATTGGATCATATCCTTGTCTCTAACCATCTTGCTGATCAAGCAGAGGCTGATATTATCAATATCAACTCCTTATATATGGAAGAGCATGGAAGAGCAAGTGATCATGATCCTGTTATGGTGCAACTTCATTTGAATAATGGGCAAAGGCAGTGTCCGGATTCAAGTGGCAACAAAGGATCAGTAAAGCAGAATGAAGATAACGGAAGGCATTTAGGGCACGAGAAAAATGCTAAAGCCTGTGGTTATGACAAGGCTAGCTGA
- the gerE gene encoding spore germination transcription factor GerE, with the protein MKENEYTHKPLLTKREREVFELLVQDKTTKEIASELFISEKTVRNHISNAMQKLGVKGRSQAVVELLRMGELEL; encoded by the coding sequence TTGAAGGAAAATGAATATACTCACAAGCCATTACTCACTAAACGCGAAAGAGAAGTTTTCGAACTGTTAGTACAAGACAAAACAACAAAAGAGATCGCTAGTGAATTATTTATCAGCGAAAAAACGGTTCGGAACCATATTTCAAACGCCATGCAAAAGCTTGGTGTAAAGGGGCGTTCCCAAGCTGTTGTAGAGCTCCTGCGTATGGGAGAGCTAGAACTTTAA
- a CDS encoding class D sortase, translated as MKFTKILAIVIVISGVIVLGIGLFQLWDIRQQEKISLAAAKELVKEDKPKASKEEFKPETGEASGLLLIPKIEAELAIVEGTDADDLEKGVGHYKGSFYPEENGQIVLSGHRDTVFRKAGDLELGDHLTMKMPYGDYTYEITGTKIVSADDTSIITLQNDEEELVLTTCYPFSYVGDAPDRYIIYAKRTSDND; from the coding sequence ATGAAATTTACAAAGATATTGGCAATTGTGATTGTCATTAGTGGAGTGATTGTCCTTGGGATTGGATTATTTCAGTTGTGGGACATCAGACAGCAGGAGAAGATTTCCCTTGCAGCGGCGAAAGAATTGGTTAAGGAAGATAAGCCAAAAGCTTCAAAAGAAGAATTCAAGCCTGAAACCGGAGAGGCTTCCGGATTGCTGTTGATTCCAAAAATAGAAGCTGAATTGGCTATAGTGGAGGGAACGGATGCTGACGACCTCGAGAAGGGGGTTGGCCATTATAAAGGCTCCTTCTACCCTGAAGAAAATGGGCAAATTGTTCTCTCAGGCCACCGTGATACAGTATTCCGAAAAGCAGGTGACCTGGAATTGGGAGATCACCTGACAATGAAAATGCCTTATGGCGATTATACATATGAAATTACTGGCACAAAAATCGTCAGCGCAGATGATACCAGTATCATTACGCTCCAAAACGACGAAGAAGAGCTCGTTTTAACCACCTGCTATCCATTCAGCTATGTTGGCGATGCTCCCGACCGATACATTATTTATGCCAAGAGGACATCTGATAACGATTAA
- a CDS encoding thioesterase family protein, which produces MKKMDYINEIVSWEQEFEFFYPVKVRFSETDMFGHLNNTVPFTYFEQARIEYFKSQGFMQDWVKPENETIPVVADLQCDYLSQIFFDEDLRIFVKANSIGNSSVDLHYMVKKADGSICLTGRGTIVQISKRTGKGVSWTEEMRHLFSESKKSVFK; this is translated from the coding sequence ATGAAAAAGATGGATTACATTAATGAGATTGTAAGCTGGGAACAGGAGTTTGAATTTTTTTATCCGGTGAAGGTTCGGTTTTCTGAAACCGATATGTTCGGGCACTTAAATAACACTGTACCGTTTACATATTTTGAACAGGCGAGGATTGAATACTTCAAAAGCCAGGGATTCATGCAGGATTGGGTTAAACCAGAGAATGAGACGATTCCGGTCGTTGCCGATCTGCAATGTGATTATTTGAGCCAGATTTTCTTTGATGAAGATCTTAGAATATTTGTGAAAGCCAACTCAATTGGAAATTCCTCAGTAGACCTGCACTATATGGTCAAAAAAGCCGATGGTTCGATCTGTCTGACTGGCAGGGGGACAATCGTACAGATTTCCAAAAGGACAGGAAAGGGAGTATCCTGGACAGAGGAAATGAGGCACTTATTTTCAGAAAGCAAAAAATCAGTTTTTAAATAA
- the sdhB gene encoding succinate dehydrogenase iron-sulfur subunit yields the protein MSENKTVTFVISRQDTPDSAPYEETFVLDYRPNMNVISALMEIRRNPVNSKGEATTPIAWDMNCLEEVCGACSMVINGRPRQSCSALVDQLEQPIRLEPMRTFPVVRDLQVDRSRMFDSLKRVKAWVPIDGTYDLGPGPRMPEKKRQWAYELSKCMTCGVCLEACPNVNDKSDFIGPQPLSQVRLFNAHPTGALNKGERLETIMGDGGLANCGNSQNCVQSCPKGIPLTTSIAALNRDTTLQAFKNFFGSDQV from the coding sequence ATGTCAGAGAATAAAACTGTTACTTTTGTAATCAGCCGTCAGGATACTCCTGATTCCGCCCCTTATGAAGAAACGTTTGTATTAGATTATCGTCCAAATATGAACGTCATTTCGGCACTGATGGAAATCCGACGTAATCCTGTTAACTCAAAAGGTGAAGCAACGACTCCTATCGCCTGGGATATGAACTGTCTTGAAGAGGTTTGTGGTGCATGTTCAATGGTCATCAATGGCCGCCCGCGCCAGTCATGCTCTGCGCTAGTTGATCAGCTTGAGCAGCCGATCAGGCTTGAGCCTATGAGAACATTCCCGGTTGTCCGTGACCTTCAGGTTGACCGCAGCCGTATGTTCGATTCATTGAAGCGTGTTAAAGCATGGGTACCAATCGATGGCACTTACGATCTTGGACCTGGACCTCGTATGCCAGAGAAAAAGCGCCAGTGGGCTTATGAACTTTCCAAGTGTATGACTTGCGGTGTCTGCTTGGAGGCTTGTCCTAACGTAAACGACAAGTCCGATTTCATTGGGCCGCAGCCATTATCACAGGTACGTCTTTTCAACGCCCACCCAACAGGTGCTTTGAATAAAGGCGAGCGACTTGAAACAATCATGGGAGACGGCGGACTTGCGAACTGTGGAAACTCACAGAACTGTGTCCAGTCTTGTCCTAAAGGCATTCCATTGACTACATCAATCGCAGCTTTGAACCGCGATACAACATTGCAGGCATTCAAAAACTTCTTCGGAAGCGATCAAGTATAA